The nucleotide sequence GAGACATTGATGGAGTGGCAAACCGTGCCGACAAATAGAATCCAAGTATCACGCCTTCCCTTTTGGTAAGCTGCAATCAAAATGTAAAGGCAATGAATGGCAGAAAAAATAATTGTGATGGCGAAGTATAAAGTGAACCATCGCATCCAAGGCACAATCAGAGATAAGGCTGACAAGGCAAGCATCACCGGATAAAACCAAAATATTTTTGGGAGGTGATCATAAAACTCTTTATAGAGAAACAGTAAAAATGAAATGCTGATAAGACCAATAGTTAATGAGGCAACGATTTTGAGAATCTCAATTTCATAAAAATTGAGATTAAAGAGGCTTTGTGATATTGAACCGGCAATATTTATTGCAAGCGCAAAGGCATAGAGACTGAAATAAAGACTAGAATTTTGCCTTGGATAAAAGAGATAGAGAAGAAGAAAAAGAAGCCCTAAGGTTGCGTAAAGCGAAAGACGCCCAATTGAGAAACTCACTTGAGAGACAAGGTCTCGTTGCCACTCCATTAGCGTTGCATTCACAGGCCAAATGGTGACATTGACATCTGCAAAAGCTTGTGGTTTGATATTTCGAATCGCAGCAAGTCCGGATTTTGTGAACTCGCGATAATTCATTTCTGAATATCGAACGGCCAACACATGCCTGCCTGTAAGCGAAATAATGGTTGGGGTAATGTTTGAGAGATCTGGCTCTTCCGATTCGGGCAAATCCGAAACTTCTCCAATTTTGCGGATCAACTTGCCATCAAGATAAACTTCCATTGCGCCACTGTGTCTGAATACAAATGCAAGCGGTTGGCCCGAGAGCACCGAATCGACTTCGAGGTAAAGACGAAACCAACCAATACCTTCCCACTTCGCGCTATCGATTTCATTTGGCAAAATGAACCACTCGGTATCATTATAATTTGGAGCTGCAAATTCAGTCGAGCCGAAACCCGGCTTGTATGCCCACCACAGGTTGTCAATTTCGGAAAGCGAAATCAAACCCGATTGCAAATCTTTTGCAGAAATTCGGATAGGGGCATCGGCTTTAAGACCGCTGCTTTGAAAATGCATCGCAATGATGACTATGAGAAGCGAAAAAATTGTGCGACGAATGTGTGATTGGTAATGACTCAAAGTGAATTACTTGACCGGTTTTTGGGAAAAATTTTTTTCTACATGAATTTATCCTTTTTTGACGGCTATCTTTGCGCCATTTATTTCAAAGAATAGATTTAAATCTATTGAATTCGTCATAAGATAAAAATCGCATTTGATAGTCGTAACTCATGAATCCATATTACGGGAATCCTTGGGAAAAAGATATTGATGGTTACAAGCTTGTTGGCGGTGCAATTCGCGCGGCAGCAATCTCGATTCTAGGAAATCTTGCCCTCTATGTTATTTTTCACTTTTTCGGCAATTTTCCGCCTGCTATACTAGCAGCTTCAGAAACTGAGGCGATTGATCCATTCCGCATTATTCTTGCATCGTTTCTACCGATACCGCTTGCAACCGGCATTTTTGCATTTGCTATTCAATTTTTGCCTTCTCCTAGAGTCGCTTTTTTTGGTGCAATTTCTCTTTTGTTATTGGTTTCGTTTTTGGCTCCCTTGCTGCTGCTTTCGCTTTCAGTTACCGATTTCTTAAAGATGATCTCGTTTCATTTTCTCACATTTGCTTCTGTGGTATGGGGGCTAGGATTTTATCCCCTCCGAAAAAAAAATTAACTCAATTCTAATCATGTCGAAAAAAGGTAAGCTTAAAAGCACGATCGTCGCGATAGAAATCAATGAGGTATCACTTTCTTGGCAACAAATTCTTTTTACTTGTCTTGGATTTGGAATCTTATTTTTTATTTACAGTTATCAATCCACCGGATTTTATCAGGATGATGAGATTGGCCATTTTCAGCGTGCGCAAACTTTTTTTGAAAACCCTTTGGATCATATCGGAAACTGGTCAAAGTTTGGTTTTAAGCTCATTTATTCGATTCCCTCTCTTTTTGGTTTTCAAGCAGTGATGGTGTTTAACATTTTTATAACGATAGCTGGTGCTTTTGTTGCCTATTTGGCCGCGAAGGAGTTTAAGCTTTCCAATGCTCCCCTTGCTGCCATATTCGCTTTGCTTCAGCCAATGCTAATCGATCTTTCCTTCCGAACCTATTCAGAATTGCTCACCGGCTTGCTCTTTGCACTTTTGTGCTTGGTTTATCAACGCAAGAATTACCTTTTGACCGCTTTTATTTCATCTTACCTTTTTATGATTCGTCAAGAAACGGCAATCATGTCGCTCATTCTTGGCGGGATTTTCATATATCGAAAGCAACTCATTCCTTTTTTTGTTTTGGGCTTTTCCCCAATTCTCCTTGTGATATTAGGATTTATGAAAACAGGGGATTGGTTTTACATTTTCAAAGATGCTTATGCCGCAGGCGTAGAGGCGAAGTTTCAGCGAACCGGATTCGAGCATTATATCATTATGTTGATTTCGATTATCGGCTCTATTCCTTTCTCTCTTTTCTTAATGGGGTTGTTTTCCTTTAGTTTTAATAGCGAAAGCAATGCCCCACTTGTATCACGAATCAAGGCAGCATTTGAGAAATATGAGATTTTATATCTCATCTTTATCCCTTTCTTTCTTTTTCAATGTCTTTCTACTTCTAAATTTTTAGATAGCGGTGTTAACCCCGGCAATCTTCGATATATGGCGTGCCTTTATACCATTTTCGGAATTTTCTCCCTTATTGGGTTAAATGAAATTTTGCAGCATCGTTCTTCAAAACTTCCTCTCATTTGGATGGGTGCTATTGGACTGTTTACCCTTTTCTTTTGTTCTTACCAATCAAACCTTTTTGTTTATACCAATGAGCCTGAATATTCAAAGCTCCTTTTTGTGGGTATTTTCTTCGTGATTATTTATTTGTATCACACCTCGGCGATCTCCCTTCGGTTTATGATGCTTAGCACTTTATTTTGTTTACTTCTTTCAGTTCCATTTTTATTGTCTCCTTTGAAACTCAATTCAGAAAATAAGTGCATTCAAACCTATACGGCTTGGGCGAAAGAATCTTATCCAGAGCGTATTTGGCTTACAAATCATAATCTGGTTCAATTTTTTGGGGGCATTCGAATCACGGATACAACCCGCGTCCGTTCAATGCGTCAGGCGGATATTGCCAAGGCACCCATTGGATCAATAATTTTGTGGGATACCCATTATGGATTCAGACCGGAGTACAAAATGGATGTGGCTTATGAATATTTTCAAAAGAACGAGCGTTCATTCAAATTGCTTCAACAATTTAATTCGGAAGACAATCGGTTTATTTGTTTAGCCTTTGAAAAAATAGGCGAAGTTCCATCGCCTTAAGCTTTTTGTTAGTACAGCATTCTTCCACCATCCACGGTTATAATTTGGCCGGTGATGTAATCGGAACTGACCAAAAACATAAGCGCTTTCACCACATCCTCAGGTGAGCCCAATCGTTGCAAAGGAATTTTTTGAAGAATGGCATCTTCGAAAGGTTTATCGCGCTGTTCATGAAGCAGAAGCGTTCCGGGCGCAATTCCATTGACAAGAATTTCAGGAGCAAATTCTTTCGCAAACACGCGAATTAGGTTTTCTATTCCTGCTTTCGCGGCTGTGTATGGCGCATACCGCCGCCACGAGAGCCTCGCCGAGACATCGGTCATCACCACAATATGTTTATGCAAATGCCCGGTTGAATCAAGAATGTTCTTCTTTTTTGCCCTGCTTTCCGTTTTCGACATTTCATGCATCCATTTGGCTGCTTCTTGCATTGTAAAGAAAGTCCCTTTCAGATTTGTATCCACCAAGGCATCGAAGTCTTTTTCTGTCACATCAGGCAAGGGTGTAGGAAAAAAATTAGACGCATTGCATATCGCCAAGTGGAGTTCATTTGTTTCAGAGCGGCATGCCCTAAAAACACGCGTTATTTCTTTTGGGCGTGAGATATCGCATTTGTAACACTCGGAGTTTACACCATACCTTCTTATTTCATCTCGGGTTGATTTCGCTTCTCTTATTGAATTTCTAAAAGTGAAGAAAACTGACCATCCTTCACGAGCCAATGCAATTGCAGAGGCTTTGCCCAGTCTTCCCGAAGCACCGGTGATAAAACATGATTTTGGATTCATTGAAGTTCGGTTGTTGTGTTAATCTTGGATAATTTTTTCATAAATGAATCATGAACTTACACGCAAAAAATTGAAGTGCTATTCCCAAAATATTATGACACCCACCAATTTATTTGTCAGTAATTGATCACCTTTTCATCTGCATATTATGTTTTAACTTTGCAGACTTTGTGTAAAGACGCAATGTAACTTTGTAAAATGAAATTCATTTGGCTGCAATGACGATTGACATAGATTCAGAAATGAAACCCTCTTCTCTTTCAACACTTGATTTATTTGAAGAAATCGAGAAGCTCAAGAAATCGATGAATGCCGTTGTGCTGGCGCATTATTATCAAGAGCCGGATATTCAGGATGTTGCCGACTTTTTGGGCGATAGCCTTCAGCTTGCGCAAGCCGCAAAAAAAACCAATGCGGATGTCATTGTCTTTGCCGGCGTTCATTTTATGGCTGAAACGGCGAAGATTCTAAACCCCAATAAGCAAGTGCTTTTGCCCGACCTTGCCGCAGGCTGTTCTCTTGCCGATAGTTGTCCGCCGCCGCTTTTCAAAACGTTTAAAGAATTGCATCCTGAGGCCGTGGTGATTAGTTATATCAACTGTACGGCAGAAATCAAAGCGCTTTCAGATATTATTTGCACTTCATCGAATGCGGAAAAAATTGTGCGCTCAATACCGCTGGAACAAAAAATTATATTTGCACCAGATAAAAATCTTGGTGGTTACTTAATGAAGAAGCTGAATCGGCCGATGATTTTATGGGATGGGGCATGCTTTGTTCATGAATCTTACTCGGAGCGGAAACTGATTGGATTGAAGACGCACCAACCCAAGGCACTCATCATTGCACATCCCGAATCCGAAGAACCGGTTTTGAAGCATGCGGATTTTATTGGTTCCACTAAAGCGCTTTTAGAATACACCGAGAAATCGGCGCATGACTCGTTTATTGTTGTAACAGAGACCGGAATTTTGCATGAAATGAAAAAACGCTCTCCCCATAAATCTTTCTATGCAGCTCCTCCTGATGAAAAAGGATGTGCTTGCAATGAATGCCCATATATGAAACTGAATACGCTTGAAAAACTTTATCTGTGCATGAAAAATAGAACCCCAGAAATCACGATGTCTGAATCGCTACGATTGGCGGCTTTGAAGCCGATGGAGCGGATGTTGGAGCTTTCGAATGCTTGAAGCTATAGGCATAATTTCACCATTTTTTTTGGATGTCAAAACACTTGACGATCTTATTCTTTGGGGCGGTTATGGGATTTTATTTTTGATTGTTTTTGCAGAGACCGGGCTTTTTGTCGGGTTTCTTTTGCCCGGCGATTCCCTTCTTATCACCGCAGGATTAATTGCTGCGACAGGAAAATTATCATTTACCGGGGTTTGCGCCGTCATGATTACCGCTTCTATTTTAGGGGATATCACCGGATATTTTATTGGGAAGCATTTAGGGAAGCCTTTATTTGAAAAGCAAAACACACTCTTTTTCCGCCAAGATTACTTGCTTCGCACACAGGCTTTTTATGAAAAACACGGGGGGAAGACAATCTTTTTTGCTCGTTTTGTACCGGTCATCCGCAGTTTTGCCACCACCGTTGCAGGTATTGCGTCTATGCCTTTCCCTGTTTTTATTTTCTTTAGTGTATCGGGTGCCATTTGCTGGATTTTATTTTTTACCTCTTTAGGATATTACCTTGGCGCTTCGTTTCCGCAACTGGTTGAATGCTTAAATCTGATTATTCTTGTTATTGTTGGACTGATTGTGATTTCAACCATTGTGAGAGTGATTCGATTAAGAAATCAATCTTAATTGACGTGAACCGAGGCTTTGACGGTGGGTTAAGTGTCTGTTTTCTTTCCTGCATTTTTTCGAGCTTCTTCAGCATAACGCTCGTAGGTTTCTTTGCCAAGCAATTTTTCAATTGTTTCAAGAGACGACTCCACATATTCTTTGTGCTGCAATCCAAGTTTTTCAAATAAAGACCGTGCAGCAAAAAAATATTTTATCGCCTCTTTATAAAGTGTCTTCTCTTCATAAATACGAGCGGTAAAAAGCAAGGCAATTGCCATTCTTCGGTAGTTTGTATGCTGTTTGCCAAGTTCAAAAGATTCCCGATATTTTTCAACGGCTTTATTGAATATTCCGACCTCTTCATAGACGCTTCCTAATCTGAGCAAGGCATTTGCTGCTCGTTCAATTTTCCCCAAACCTTGTTGCTCAGTAATGGCAATGGTATAGTATTCGATGGAAAGATCAAATTCACCCAATTCTTGATATAAACGAGCAATTTGCTGCGTGACATCTGCACGAGCCGGTTTATTTCCTGTTTCTGAAAAAAGCTGTAGAGACTCTCGGTAACTATGAACTGATTGATCGTAACAGCCCCAGATTTGAAGGATTAAACCGATTTGATAAAGGGTTGTCGCTTTCTCGATTTTATCATTGATAGCCGTATAGTATCCGAGGATTTCATTATAAATTTCAAACGCCTTTTCATACTGACGATCTTCGAAATAGTTTTGGCTTAAAACTTTCATCAATGAAATTGTTTCGGTTGGCACTACGCCAATTTTTTCGCGTGCTTCCTCGAGTTGAACTTCCAATGCGGTGATTCGCCGAGCCCTGCTTTCGCGTTCACCCACCAGTTCACGCTTCGTTTCGAAGATTCGTTCAACATCATTTTGGTCATTAAAGTCGGTTACTTTTCCTCCAATGACTTTCCAGAAAAATGGCGCTCTTCGATAGAGAATATCAACGATAAACGCGGGCATCCATATCATTAGTGGAGCAGGAATTCGTGCGGTATCTTGAATGAAGCTTTCAAATAAAAGAGATACTCGAATTTCGGTTTGCTCATCTCGAACATTTTCGTCAAAACTATTGATCAAAAAAAGTTCAGGATTTAGCATTTTTGGGTTTCCGGATTCTCGCTCCAACTGTTCAATCAATGGCTCTCTTGAGGTGAAACGAAATTCGTGAACTTTCATTCCTTTGCCTCGAGCAATTTCAGCCGCAAGACTCATTATTTTTACACGATGGACGGGTGAGTTTAAGCGAATGACATAGATTGGTGGGCGTGCAAATCGACCTTGCGACTGAAGCTCTTCAAAAAGTTCAATTAATTTATTTTTTATTTGATGCAGATATAACATTTTGAGATGAGAAGGGTTCAAATCACAAATTAAAGTCGGCCTTATCGTTTTTTCCTATTCACTTTTAATCATTACCCTTGTGAAGGTAAATAAAAAAAGCGTCTTTCACTTCTGTGTAAAAGACGCTTTTCATTAAATTTTCACCCTATTTGACTGTACTTTAGCAACAGTTGAAGTTTTCTAATCTTGCCTTCGGGTAAATTTATACTCTGCTTTTCCTGCATCGCTTGTTCCATTTAGCCTTGACACCAATGTTCCTAAGGAGATTACAAGCAGTAAGACCAAAACACCCACGACACTAAACACCCAAATTTTTTGATCCTCAGCCTTTTTCATTGATTCAACAAGGTTTTGAACTGAGTCACGCTGAGTTAAGCCTTCCGCCATTGCCTCTTCAAATAGCGCATAACGCACCACATGATGATTTCCACCGGAATTATTCACCTGCGTTTCATACGATTCTAAAAATTCTTCTTCAGGCTTTACATAATCGCCTTTCTTTTCGCGTGTGGCTAAAAATTCCTTCGCATTCTTGTATGTGGTTTCCATCGAGACGAGCGAGGCGTTTAACTTCGTTGCACTACCAAGCGCCCGAAGATTGGCTTCGTAACGGCGTGTTGAGGCGGCGTAATCAAGCACTTCTACAACCAAACCAACTGTATCTGCAAAATTTGCAAGACTTGCGATTTTATTAGCACCAACAAACGGGAAAATTTTTGGAGCGAATTTCGCCATCGCAATTGAATCTTCTCTCGTATCGATTCTAACAGCGAACATTTGAAGTTTGAAATAAAATGAAACCAATCGAAGCGAATCTTCAAACGACTCCGGTGCTTTGCCGAGATAGAGAATTCCTGAATAGAACCCATTTCTCACTGCAAAATCAACCGAATCTCGTGCGGTTTTTGGCCAAGTCGAAGTCAGCGGATCTGATTGAACTGCCTGCATCAACTGTGAAACTTTAACTTCATAAGGAAGCGGCTCAGGAACATTTGCATTATGGCAATTGGTACACTGTGCACCTTCATGAGCTCCAACTTTATCATGATTCCAATTCGCTATTGCATGTCCGTTTGGCGAGCCGTGGCATGAGATACATCCCGGATTGTTATTGGCAGCATAAGCGGCTTGATGCGGCCCGGCTGCATAATTTTGTGCAATTGAAACGTGGCAGGTATTGCATGCTTCAGCAACTTTTGTTGCCCCGGCAGGATAATCGGTGTGATTTCCGTGACAATCGTTGCAGGTAGGGGCAGTTAAGTCATTCTTGACATAAATCGCTTTTGCGTGAACGCTTTCCATATAAGCGGCGCTATGATCTTCATACGATTTCCCCGACTTTTCAAGCGAAGCGGTGATGTACTGCTCGTTGCTATGGCAGGAGCCGCACATATTGGAAATATTTTTTGGGTAAGTCAGAGAAGCCGGCTCAGAGGCTTTCATTGCGCCGTGACTGCCGTGACAATCAACACAGCTTGCTGAAGAAGCATTCCCCGCTTTGAGGGCTTTACCGTGTTTGCTTTCCCAAAATTCTGCATTAATTCCGGTGGTTGGGTCTTCATGAGCGAGCGTAAAGGTTTGCATTTTGCTCACATTTTCGTGGCAAGAGCCGCACATTTCCGGTTGCGATTCTCTTGAGAATTTACCAACAAAATTTCCGCCCTCGGATTTTGTTTTATGAGCCTGTTGCCAATTCGCAAGCGTTATCGAAGGATCCGGATTCCCGCCGTGACAACTGACGCACGAAGCGCCGGCTTTATGATGCGTATCGGCGCCCCAAGTTTCTTCACTTACGGCCGCGGCGCCGGTTAATTTACTATGACAAGCAAAACATCCGCTTTCATCTTTTGGGGCTTGAACAGCCGAAATTGGTGTAGATGTTGATTCATCACCGAAAAGTAATCCAAACGAAACTGAAGCAAAAAAAAGGACTGAGGCAAGGAGAAGAACCTTATTGTGAAAATTTGTCATAGAATGTTAGTCGAGACTGAATACCCTTTAAGATAGAGATGAACAGGCTGAAAAAATCATAATCAAGGAACGCGTGAGGAAACTTGCAATTCTTCAAATAGGGCGCATTCCTTATGTTTTCAAAACACCCTATTTGATGTCAATCGTTTCATCAAAATCGCTTATTCAAATTTTTTTAATTCACGATTTCAAACTTACCCTTTTCAAAAAAACTTTGCAATCAATTGTCTAATTAATTCTCAAAATATTTTAAGAATTTTTTAAGAAAATATCCCTCTGCGATGCAGAACCTTACGCAGTTTCTCGGAGGATGAGTTCGGGGTTAATTCTAAGGACTTGAGGCTTGTGCTTCGGGTTTTCGAGTCGATTAAGCAGAAACTTCACGGCCTTGCTTCCCATTTCTTGAATTGGTTGACGCACCGTTGTTAGTGCCGGAATTGCAGTTCGGGCGATCGGTTGATCATCGTAACCAATAACGGCAACGTCTTGGGGAACTCTTAAATTTAATGTTCCAAGCCCGCGAATGACACCGGCAGCAACTTCATCGCCATTGGCACAAAAGACCGCATCAAATTTAGGCATCTCTTTTTTATCAATCTTCTCTTGAACCAACCTCACAATTTTCACCCCTTCGTCGAAATGGAATTTCTCTACCTCCGATGATTCAATTTCAAGAATATGTTCTTTGAGAGGAGGAATGCGATGTTTCTTCAATGCGGATAAGTAACCCTCGAGCCTCTCTTTCATGACGGTACTTTGGGAGGCATAAACAAAAATGATTTTCTTTCTCCCCATTTTGATCAGATACTCCGTCGCTTCAAAAGCACCCAAGACATTATCGACTGAAATAGAATCCAGTGATTTTAAGTCTGCTTCAATGACTACGCAAGGCAATTGAAAAGATGAGAATAGCTTTGTTCGACGCTCACTGTGATCAAAAAGCTGAACCACGATTCCATCAACTTGTTTGCCTCTGGCGATTTCGCGGTAAATTTTTTCTTCTTCTTCCGCTTTTCCAGTGGTGCTGTAAATGACTAGATTGTAACCGCTTCCTTTCAACGCGGCTTCTACCCCGCAAAGAACTTCGATTGTAAAAGGCGCATTGATATTTGGAACCAAAAGCCCAATGAGGTTTGTCTGTTGCTTTACCAAACGGTAAGCGTTTACATTCGGAACATAATTGAGCTTTTCGGCAATCTCACGAACCTTTGCAACCGTTTCAACCTTGAACTTTCCACGGCCGTTTAAAATCATCGATACCGCCGCCGTCGTAAGCCCAGATTGCTCTGCGAGATCTTTGAGCGTAACTGCTCTTGAACGGCGTGAATTCTGCATCTTAAATCGTTACTTGATTTGATTTCGAAATTTAAGGCACAAGCTCGAAACTTTCCTCTAAAACATCAGTTGAGTTTCTACCAACCATCACCGTAAATTTACCACTTTCAACGATTGGTGTCAGCGAAGCTGAAAGAAATTCGAGATCTTTACGGGTTATCATAAAATCAACGATTTTCTTTTCTCCGGGGCTCAAGGTTAATTTTCGAAACGACTTCAATTCCTTCACCGGTCTTGTCACTGAAGCTTCAAAGTCATTAATGTAAAGTTGAACAATTTCTTCTCCGTTTCGCTTACCTGTATTTTCAATTTCGATAGACACTTTCAATGTGTCATTTTCTTTCATTGATTTTTTATCCAATTTCAGATTTCGATATGCAAATGTGGTATAAGATAATCCATAACCAAAAGGATAGAGTGGATCGCTTGGAATATCAATATATCGTGATTTGTATCGGTCTGTTGGGTTCTTTGGTTCTATGGGTCTTCCGGAGATTTTATGATTATAAAAAATGGGAATTTGCCCAGCGCTTCGTGGCACAGTGACGGTCAATTTGCCGCTAGGGTTATAATCGCCAAAAAGCACATTGGCAATTGCATTTCCCGCTTCTACACCCAATTGCCAAGTTTCAAGAACTGCCGGTACTTTAAGTGCTTCACCGTTTAATGAAATGGGACGACCGTTTGAAAGAACCAATACAATTGGCTTTCCCGTTTCTACAAGTTTTTTTAACAACTCTAATTGAACCCCGGGTAAATCAAGCGAGCTACGGCTGTGCGCCTCACCGCTCATATCTGCGGTTTCACCCATCACGGCAATCACGACATCCGAATTTTTCGCAGCTTGAATTGCAGCATTGAACCCCTTATCTGATAATGCCACTTTTTCGTCACGCGAGACGGTGCAACCTTCTGCATAAACGACTTTTGTTTTGGAATCAACTTTTGCCCGAATACCGTCAAGAATTGTTATCGCATCTTCCGGTCTTCCGACAACTTCCCACTCACCCAGCATATCGCGCTTTGCATTTGCAAGCGAACCGATAACAGCAATACGTTTCGTATCTCTCTTTAACGGTAAAAGATTGTTTTCATTCTTTAAAAGTACAATTGAGCGCTCTGCGACTTTTCGGGCAATTTCTCGATGCTTTGGACTTAAGACGAGTGCCTTCTCCCGTTCATTGTTGCAATAGCGAAACGGGTCGTCGAATAAACCCAATTTAAATTTGATGTATAAATTTCTGCGTACGGCTTCATCCAGAACCTCCATTTTGATTTTTCCGCTTCGAACTGCACCGGCAAGCTTGATGAAAATCTTGCTTTCCATATCCATATCAAGCCCTGCATTGAGTGCAAGAATCCCAAGGGTTTCGTCATTTTT is from Chloroherpetonaceae bacterium and encodes:
- the nadA gene encoding quinolinate synthase NadA, with the protein product MTIDIDSEMKPSSLSTLDLFEEIEKLKKSMNAVVLAHYYQEPDIQDVADFLGDSLQLAQAAKKTNADVIVFAGVHFMAETAKILNPNKQVLLPDLAAGCSLADSCPPPLFKTFKELHPEAVVISYINCTAEIKALSDIICTSSNAEKIVRSIPLEQKIIFAPDKNLGGYLMKKLNRPMILWDGACFVHESYSERKLIGLKTHQPKALIIAHPESEEPVLKHADFIGSTKALLEYTEKSAHDSFIVVTETGILHEMKKRSPHKSFYAAPPDEKGCACNECPYMKLNTLEKLYLCMKNRTPEITMSESLRLAALKPMERMLELSNA
- a CDS encoding cytochrome c3 family protein, translated to MTNFHNKVLLLASVLFFASVSFGLLFGDESTSTPISAVQAPKDESGCFACHSKLTGAAAVSEETWGADTHHKAGASCVSCHGGNPDPSITLANWQQAHKTKSEGGNFVGKFSRESQPEMCGSCHENVSKMQTFTLAHEDPTTGINAEFWESKHGKALKAGNASSASCVDCHGSHGAMKASEPASLTYPKNISNMCGSCHSNEQYITASLEKSGKSYEDHSAAYMESVHAKAIYVKNDLTAPTCNDCHGNHTDYPAGATKVAEACNTCHVSIAQNYAAGPHQAAYAANNNPGCISCHGSPNGHAIANWNHDKVGAHEGAQCTNCHNANVPEPLPYEVKVSQLMQAVQSDPLTSTWPKTARDSVDFAVRNGFYSGILYLGKAPESFEDSLRLVSFYFKLQMFAVRIDTREDSIAMAKFAPKIFPFVGANKIASLANFADTVGLVVEVLDYAASTRRYEANLRALGSATKLNASLVSMETTYKNAKEFLATREKKGDYVKPEEEFLESYETQVNNSGGNHHVVRYALFEEAMAEGLTQRDSVQNLVESMKKAEDQKIWVFSVVGVLVLLLVISLGTLVSRLNGTSDAGKAEYKFTRRQD
- a CDS encoding SpoIIE family protein phosphatase; its protein translation is MHFQSSGLKADAPIRISAKDLQSGLISLSEIDNLWWAYKPGFGSTEFAAPNYNDTEWFILPNEIDSAKWEGIGWFRLYLEVDSVLSGQPLAFVFRHSGAMEVYLDGKLIRKIGEVSDLPESEEPDLSNITPTIISLTGRHVLAVRYSEMNYREFTKSGLAAIRNIKPQAFADVNVTIWPVNATLMEWQRDLVSQVSFSIGRLSLYATLGLLFLLLYLFYPRQNSSLYFSLYAFALAINIAGSISQSLFNLNFYEIEILKIVASLTIGLISISFLLFLYKEFYDHLPKIFWFYPVMLALSALSLIVPWMRWFTLYFAITIIFSAIHCLYILIAAYQKGRRDTWILFVGTVCHSINVSRLGFEYFGISMGQDMADSVRLASTLGVLVAVTIYLARRVARTNTDLEMKLVEVKELSEKSLQQEVEKKLLEAENKRKSDELESARSLQLSMLPKEIPNILGLDIAVFMKTAAEVGGDYYDFQLSEKGVLTVALGDATGHGTKAGMMVTIAKSYFQTLAAEPEPLDILHRMSHGIRTLNLRALYLGLQLLKYDQGKVIMVSAGMPPAMIFRAAERKVEKVIIKSMPLGSVEYFPYPKEVFTLHPGDTLLMMTDGLPELFSPQRELLGYERVEEKFLEVGDQSASMIINHLAAWAESWVEKKSINDDITLVVLKAT
- a CDS encoding tetratricopeptide repeat protein, which gives rise to MLYLHQIKNKLIELFEELQSQGRFARPPIYVIRLNSPVHRVKIMSLAAEIARGKGMKVHEFRFTSREPLIEQLERESGNPKMLNPELFLINSFDENVRDEQTEIRVSLLFESFIQDTARIPAPLMIWMPAFIVDILYRRAPFFWKVIGGKVTDFNDQNDVERIFETKRELVGERESRARRITALEVQLEEAREKIGVVPTETISLMKVLSQNYFEDRQYEKAFEIYNEILGYYTAINDKIEKATTLYQIGLILQIWGCYDQSVHSYRESLQLFSETGNKPARADVTQQIARLYQELGEFDLSIEYYTIAITEQQGLGKIERAANALLRLGSVYEEVGIFNKAVEKYRESFELGKQHTNYRRMAIALLFTARIYEEKTLYKEAIKYFFAARSLFEKLGLQHKEYVESSLETIEKLLGKETYERYAEEARKNAGKKTDT
- a CDS encoding SDR family oxidoreductase, with the translated sequence MNPKSCFITGASGRLGKASAIALAREGWSVFFTFRNSIREAKSTRDEIRRYGVNSECYKCDISRPKEITRVFRACRSETNELHLAICNASNFFPTPLPDVTEKDFDALVDTNLKGTFFTMQEAAKWMHEMSKTESRAKKKNILDSTGHLHKHIVVMTDVSARLSWRRYAPYTAAKAGIENLIRVFAKEFAPEILVNGIAPGTLLLHEQRDKPFEDAILQKIPLQRLGSPEDVVKALMFLVSSDYITGQIITVDGGRMLY
- a CDS encoding LacI family DNA-binding transcriptional regulator; the protein is MQNSRRSRAVTLKDLAEQSGLTTAAVSMILNGRGKFKVETVAKVREIAEKLNYVPNVNAYRLVKQQTNLIGLLVPNINAPFTIEVLCGVEAALKGSGYNLVIYSTTGKAEEEEKIYREIARGKQVDGIVVQLFDHSERRTKLFSSFQLPCVVIEADLKSLDSISVDNVLGAFEATEYLIKMGRKKIIFVYASQSTVMKERLEGYLSALKKHRIPPLKEHILEIESSEVEKFHFDEGVKIVRLVQEKIDKKEMPKFDAVFCANGDEVAAGVIRGLGTLNLRVPQDVAVIGYDDQPIARTAIPALTTVRQPIQEMGSKAVKFLLNRLENPKHKPQVLRINPELILRETA
- a CDS encoding VTT domain-containing protein, producing MLEAIGIISPFFLDVKTLDDLILWGGYGILFLIVFAETGLFVGFLLPGDSLLITAGLIAATGKLSFTGVCAVMITASILGDITGYFIGKHLGKPLFEKQNTLFFRQDYLLRTQAFYEKHGGKTIFFARFVPVIRSFATTVAGIASMPFPVFIFFSVSGAICWILFFTSLGYYLGASFPQLVECLNLIILVIVGLIVISTIVRVIRLRNQS